A genomic stretch from Methanobrevibacter sp. includes:
- a CDS encoding metallophosphoesterase yields the protein MKYAFNDSRLSKNNVTIISAIISIFALICCLNIWSNAAIYTLYLFLCSLFADIIRLIVKYPLKDKYLKFMPKLHKKGGLALIFFIIIIISGVYGMNHIDQTEYNITTQKIGNDSYKVIFISDTHYGSIQNPQLLKDSIPRINELKPDIVILGGDIVDERTSNSQMKEVFKELSKINSTYGIYYIFGNHDTQPSQTDYENGNRTFTDLELNQTIRKNGITILNDEKTTINGDIVLVGRSDAEWDGVADRANVSEILNESDLSKYVIIADHQPLEGMENSKLGADLQVSGHTHGGQVFPYKEMIELIGTNTYGEYSFGDMKQIVSSGFTGWGWGIRNEAKCEFVLININ from the coding sequence GTGAAATATGCTTTTAATGATTCCAGATTATCTAAAAACAACGTAACAATAATTAGCGCCATAATTTCCATATTTGCACTTATCTGCTGTTTGAATATATGGTCAAATGCTGCAATATACACATTATACCTCTTTCTATGCTCATTATTTGCAGACATCATAAGATTAATAGTGAAATACCCTCTTAAAGACAAATATCTGAAATTTATGCCGAAACTTCACAAAAAAGGCGGGTTAGCGCTAATCTTTTTCATTATCATAATTATATCTGGAGTATACGGCATGAACCATATTGACCAAACCGAGTACAATATTACAACACAAAAAATAGGCAATGATTCATATAAAGTAATATTCATCAGCGACACACACTACGGAAGTATTCAAAATCCCCAATTGCTCAAGGACTCAATTCCAAGGATTAATGAATTGAAACCGGATATTGTTATTTTAGGCGGAGATATTGTTGATGAGCGAACAAGCAATTCACAAATGAAGGAGGTATTTAAAGAGTTAAGTAAAATCAACTCAACATACGGCATATATTACATATTCGGAAATCATGACACACAGCCTTCACAGACAGATTATGAAAACGGGAACAGAACATTTACAGACCTTGAATTAAATCAAACAATCAGGAAAAATGGAATAACAATACTGAATGATGAAAAAACAACAATAAATGGAGACATTGTTCTGGTTGGAAGAAGTGACGCTGAATGGGATGGAGTTGCAGATAGAGCAAATGTTAGTGAGATATTAAATGAAAGCGATTTGTCAAAATATGTAATAATTGCAGACCATCAGCCTTTAGAAGGGATGGAAAATTCAAAATTAGGTGCTGATTTGCAAGTTTCAGGCCATACCCATGGAGGACAGGTATTCCCATATAAAGAAATGATAGAACTTATAGGAACCAATACCTATGGAGAATACTCCTTTGGAGATATGAAGCAAATAGTGTCTTCAGGATTTACAGGATGGGGATGGGGAATTAGAAATGAAGCAAAATGCGAATTTGTGTTAATTAACATTAATTAA